A portion of the Fulvia fulva chromosome 1, complete sequence genome contains these proteins:
- a CDS encoding Rhomboid-like protein 19 translates to MPLRINLPPLTRGLLLVVITLSLLNAVLRTNKWRNSLDSSPSAIAATNYLSSPQWAISYLVLIPTKSIRYPWTFLTGALVENNLVSMAISASVVYFGGKYLERAWGSREFAKAILCITMIPNIVTFFLYALWHGITGHSPEFPTPLNGLVALEAGFLVSLKQLVPEHTVSIFKGVIRMRIKHFPAVFVLANMLSGPLLGTDTAFWLSLLGFLTSWIYLRFFRISEISSTATGGEGSVMKGDASDTFAFVAFFPDLVHPVLAPICDGVYNTLVQLRLCTPFSDEAIEAGNKNAASRSEAGLPSIMNNRGGSGGGGRRAEAERRRALALRALDQRLSAAAANRTASPAPAVTTIQATLNPENSNADTGAGEIHNIAPAKEYQI, encoded by the exons ATGCCGCTACGCATCAATCTGCCGCCGCTGACACGCGGTCTGCTGCTCGTCGTCATCACGCTGTCCCTCCTCAACGCCGTCTTGCGAACGAACAAATGGAGGAACTCCCTTGATTCATCTCCTTCAGCCATCGCCGCGACCAACTACCTCTCGAGCCCGCAATGGGCCATTTCCTACCTTGTGCTCATCCCCACGAAGAGCATACGATATCCGTGGACCTTCTTGACGGGAGCACTGGTGGAGAACAACCTGGTGTCAATGGCCATCAGCGCAAGCGTGGTCTACTTTGGAGGGAAATACCTAGAGCGAGCTTGGGGCAGCAGAGAGTTTGCGAAGGCGATACTGTGCATTACTATGATACCCAACATTGTCACCTTCTTTCTCTACGCGCTGTGGCATGGCATTACAGGGCATAGTCCTGAATT TCCAACACCTCTCAATGGTCTGGTAGCTCTTGAGGCTGGCTTCCTCGTGTCGCTGAAACAGTTAGTGCCGGAACATACTGTGTCCATTTTCAAAGGCGTCATCAGAATGCGCATCAAGCACTTTCCGGCTGTATTTGTCTTGGCCAACATGCTCTCTGGACCACTGCTAGGGACGGACACGGCATTTTGGCTAAGTCTACTTGGCTTCCTCACCTCGTGGATCTATCTGCGCTTTTTCCGGATCTCAGAGATATCAAGCACAGCTACGGGTGGGGAAGGCTCAGTCATGAAGGGAGATGCCAGCGATACCTTTGCGTTCGTTGCTTTCTTCCCTGATCTTGTCCATCCCGTACTTGCGCCCATCTGCGACGGCGTCTACAACACCTTGGTGCAGTTGCGACTTTGCACACCGTTTTCGGATGAGGCAATCGAGGCTGGCAACAAGAACGCTGCGTCACGATCGGAAGCTGGACTGCCAAGCATAATGAACAACAGAGGTGGCAGCGGTGGAGGCGGCCGGAGAGCTGAAGCCGAGAGGCGACGAGCTCTTGCGCTGAGGGCACTCGATCAGAGACTCAGCGCTGCTGCAGCGAATCGCACAGCAAGCCCTGCGCCGGCTGTCACAACGATTCAGGCTACTCTCAACCCCGAGAATTCTAACGCAGATACTGGCGCTGGAGAAATACACAATATTGCACCTGCTAAGGAATACCAGATCTAA